AGTCCGGGGTCCGTCGGTATTGGTCTTGTCTGGTAGGGGCATGGCTCGCCTCAGTCACTTGCATAGTGAAAGTCAGTATGCTACAAATCCAGTTACTTGCAAAATGCAAGTAACTTAATGGAGCTATCCATCATGTCGCAGATCGCCCTGTCCTCGCCCGAACAATCCTCACCGCCAGCTATAAAGCTTGGCGCAGCGGTTGTCCTTGCTGTCTGGTTTATTGCCATCGTCATGCTCGGTGCCGCAGGGCGCTTTGTCGGGCCGCCGGGTAGCCCGCCGGTGCAAATTGCGGCCGGATTTATGGGTCCCGTGGCGATATTTCTGCTGTTGTACTGGCGCTCGCTGGCGTTTCGCGAATGGATACTCACCGCTGATCTACGCACGATCATGGCCATGCAGGCCTGGCGCTTCGCCGGGTTTGGTTTCCTGGCGCTGTATGCGCACCACATCTTGCCGGGGCATTTCGCGCTGCCAGCCGGACTAGGCGACATTGCAATCGGGGTCACCGCGCCATTGATGCTGATCGCGCTACTCAAACGGCCTGACTTCGCGAGCAGCCGAACCTTCGTGTTCTGGAATCTGCTGGGAATACTCGATCTATTCGTGGCGGTGGGTTCGGGTGGTCTTGATGCGTTTCTGGCAACAGGCGCGGCCGGGGAAATTTCCACTACGCCGATGGCGCAACTGCCGTTGTTGCTGATTCCGGTCTATTTCGTGCCGATCTTTCTCATGCTGCATATCGCAGCTTTATTGCAGGCGCGAAACTGGCGCAAAACGCACTGAGCAGTGTCGTGGGCCTCTGCGAATAACGCATCACCACTGGCCGATAACAGTTTGGTCACCGGCCAGTGGTGGGCAGATCAGTCCAGCATTGCCTGATGACCTGCCCCGCTGGAAGCCACGCAGCGATAAACCACAGCGCTTTCGCCTGCCGCATTGCGATATTGCTGTGCCAGCGCCTGTTCGACCGGAGCCACCAGCGCATGGGGCAGCAAGGCCACTACGCAGCCGCCGAAGCCGCCGCCCGTCATGCGCACGCCACCGGCATCGCCCACTACGTTTTTGACGATGTCCACCAACTGGTCGATCAGTGGCACGGTAATTTCAAAGTCGTCGCGCATGGAGTCATGAGATTGCGCCATCAAACGCGCCAGCGTGGGCATGTCATTCGCGGCCAGCGCTACCACGGCCTGTTCGACGCGGGCGTTTTCAGTGACGATATGCCGGGCCCGCCGAAACAGTAGCGGGTCCAGTTGTTCGCGTTGTTCCAGCAACTGGGCCAGCGTAACGTCCCTCAACGCCTTGACGCCGAAGTGCGCGGCAGCCGCTTCGCATTGCTGGCGGCGTAGATTGTATTCGCCATCCACCAGGCCGCGCCGGATGCGCGAATTGATGATCATCACCGTCAAGTCGGTAGGCACGGACACTGGCGTCAGTTCCAGTGAGCGACAGTCAATCATCAGCGCATGCCCGGTCTGACCGCACGCCGAAATGAGTTGATCCATGATGCCGCACTGCACGCCGACAAACTGGTTTTCGGCACGCTGGGCGTTCAAGGCATTGGCTTGCGGCGTGAGCGCCAGTTGCCAGGCGCATTTGACTGCCTCGCCCACCGCCACGAGC
This genomic interval from Silvimonas soli contains the following:
- the galK gene encoding galactokinase, giving the protein MSTPQQFATSHFANLFGVAPQWLAQAPGRVNLIGEHTDYNDGFVLPCAIDFFTAIAVSARSDRLVRVVAADYADEADVFSLDEPIVPHPDKLWSTYVRGGLLHLQQAGHQFGGLDMVISGNIPQGTGLSSSASLLVAVGEAVKCAWQLALTPQANALNAQRAENQFVGVQCGIMDQLISACGQTGHALMIDCRSLELTPVSVPTDLTVMIINSRIRRGLVDGEYNLRRQQCEAAAAHFGVKALRDVTLAQLLEQREQLDPLLFRRARHIVTENARVEQAVVALAANDMPTLARLMAQSHDSMRDDFEITVPLIDQLVDIVKNVVGDAGGVRMTGGGFGGCVVALLPHALVAPVEQALAQQYRNAAGESAVVYRCVASSGAGHQAMLD